The Daucus carota subsp. sativus chromosome 2, DH1 v3.0, whole genome shotgun sequence genome includes a window with the following:
- the LOC108206350 gene encoding telomere repeat-binding protein 5 isoform X2 has translation MLHKRLNHGLYGYEVPPIPRAARSARRRVPYRKKSDDDQMCAFDLLATVAGKLLEGENSPSAAELLNGVDKSAVGADSLKKEKVVKDNPEKLIPCIEEKRGRNFFVSEIISQAPKHTIKEVSHAQNDACSAFASVITTSDGSDMFGTAAKLVDDQSKNGRRNFSKLDMERCGSTISFSRLDDENKNCIKIEPAMTGKEPCNARADTCCIKDLTVQDLEPHALGNADNRCKFPVKPSVLDEGLKKGICRDQGPRGSFPTCKDNVKLVVRDGDENSSWCTTPRKLNKAFRPPARMGDRRIKRLLASRYWKAPPKLSNEDCFNIGLETKPVYQNKANGYKRQRSLRDYPIKKRRLYGHSFETNAYEMVNNNDTSFSPGKGYSENASGSVPTMHEAKGVSTFATSQQNCFQPRDSHVKLKIKSFRVPELFFEIPETATVGSLKRTVMEAVNSVLGGGLRVGVLFQGKKIRDDNKTLVQTGIYDNNKNDSLGFTLEPLCSQVSPTQYPEDHALTPARQITRCPHTGLIVKQGNSDVPPDLPSTNFSNIIESDHDSAPSPPDVSIDKCLADSKALVATPEMNVEPLSAISMRKSKRLDVGQRRIRRPFSVSEVEALVQAVEKLGTGRTSGKRWYIQQEYLPSREEENPCLRNS, from the exons ATGCTGCATAAGAGGTTAAACCATGGACTTTATGGCTATGAGGTACCTCCAATTCCCCGAGCCGCCAGATCCGCCAGG AGGAGGGTACCTTATAGAAAGAAATCTGATGATGATCAAATGTGTGCGTTTGACTTGTTGGCTACTGTTGCTGGCAAGTTGCTAGAGGGAGAAAATAGTCCTAGTGCTGCTGAGTTGTTAAATGGAGTAGATAAAAGTGCAGTTGGGGCAGATTCACTCAAGAAGGAAAAAGTGGTGAAAGATAATCCTGAGAAATTGATCCCTTGTATTGAAGAAAAACGTGGTAGGAATTTTTTTGTCTCTGAGATAATATCACAAGCTCCAAAACATACTATAAAGGAAGTGTCACATGCTCAGAATGATGCTTGTTCAGCATTTGCATCTGTTATAACTACTTCTGATGGCTCAGATATGTTTGGCACTGCTGCAAAGTTGGTTGATGATCAAAGCAAGAATGGACGTCGAAACTTTTCCAAGTTAGACATGGAGCGCTGTGGAAGTACCATCTCCTTTTCTAGATTAGAtgatgaaaataagaattgtatcaAAATTGAACCAGCGATGACTGGAAAAGAGCCCTGTAATGCTAGGGCTGATACATGTTGTATAAAAGATCTGACTGTGCAGGACTTAGAACCTCATGCACTAGGTAATGCTGACAATAGGTGCAAGTTTCCTGTCAAGCCTTCTGTTCTGGATGAAGGCTTAAAGAAGGGTATCTGTAGGGATCAAGGTCCTCGTGGTTCTTTCCCAACCTGTAAGGATAATGTAAAGTTAGTTGTTAGAGATGGTGACGAAAACTCTTCTTGGTGCACTACACCTAGAAAACTCAATAAGGCCTTCAGGCCACCGGCTCGAATGGGTGACAGAAGAATTAAAAGATTACTGGCATCCCGATATTGGAAAGCACCTCCGAAATTGAGCAATGAGGATTGCTTCAACATTG GATTAGAAACAAAACCAGTGTACCAGAACAAGGCAAATGGTTATAAACGCCAGAGGTCTTTGAGGGACTATCCTATTAAAAAGAGGAGACTCTATGGCCATAGCTTTGAAACAAATGCCTATGAAATGGTTAACAACAACGACACATCTTTTTCACCTGGGAAGGGTTACAGTGAAAATGCTTCTGGTTCGGTCCCTACCATGCATGAAG CAAAGGGAGTTTCAACTTTTGCAACAAGTCAGCAAAATTGCTTTCAGCCACGTGATTCTCATG TGAAGCTAAAGATCAAGTCTTTTAGGGTTCCAGAGCTATTTTTTGAGATTCCAGAGACCGCAACTGTTGGTTCTCTGAAG AGAACAGTTATGGAGGCAGTTAACTCTGTACTTGGTGGTGGACTTCGTGTTGGTGTACTTTTTCAAGGGAAGAAAATCAGGGATGATAACAAAACCCTGGTGCAGACTGGGATATATGATAATAACAAAAACGATTCTCTGGGTTTTACCCTGGAGCCTCTGTGTTCACAGGTATCCCCAACTCAATACCCTGAAGATCATGCACTTACACCTGCTCGACAGATAACAAG GTGCCCACATACTGGGCTCATAGTCAAACAGGGGAATTCTGATGTTCCACCTGACCTTCCCTCAACAAATTTTAGCAACATAATTGAGAGTGATCATGATTCAGCGCCCTCTCCTCCAGACGTGTCAATAGACAAATGCCTGGCTGATTCAAAAGCTTTGGTTGCCACTCCAGAAATGAATGTTGAACCGCTATCTGCAATTTCCATGCGGAAATCCAAGAGATTAGATGTTGGTCAACGCAGAATCCGTAGGCCCTTTTCTGTTTCAGAAGTGGAAGCATTGGTGCAAGCTGTTGAGAAACTAGGAACTGGAAG GACAAGTGGAAAACGTTGGTACATACAGCAAGAATATCTCCCCAGCAGAGAAGAGGAGAACCCGTGCCTCAGGAACTCCTAG
- the LOC108206350 gene encoding telomere repeat-binding protein 5 isoform X1 translates to MLHKRLNHGLYGYEVPPIPRAARSARRRVPYRKKSDDDQMCAFDLLATVAGKLLEGENSPSAAELLNGVDKSAVGADSLKKEKVVKDNPEKLIPCIEEKRGRNFFVSEIISQAPKHTIKEVSHAQNDACSAFASVITTSDGSDMFGTAAKLVDDQSKNGRRNFSKLDMERCGSTISFSRLDDENKNCIKIEPAMTGKEPCNARADTCCIKDLTVQDLEPHALGNADNRCKFPVKPSVLDEGLKKGICRDQGPRGSFPTCKDNVKLVVRDGDENSSWCTTPRKLNKAFRPPARMGDRRIKRLLASRYWKAPPKLSNEDCFNIGLETKPVYQNKANGYKRQRSLRDYPIKKRRLYGHSFETNAYEMVNNNDTSFSPGKGYSENASGSVPTMHEAKGVSTFATSQQNCFQPRDSHVKLKIKSFRVPELFFEIPETATVGSLKRTVMEAVNSVLGGGLRVGVLFQGKKIRDDNKTLVQTGIYDNNKNDSLGFTLEPLCSQVSPTQYPEDHALTPARQITRCPHTGLIVKQGNSDVPPDLPSTNFSNIIESDHDSAPSPPDVSIDKCLADSKALVATPEMNVEPLSAISMRKSKRLDVGQRRIRRPFSVSEVEALVQAVEKLGTGRWRDVKMRAFDNAKHRTYVDLKDKWKTLVHTARISPQQRRGEPVPQELLDRVLAAHAFWSQQQAKQQLKQHSEACLLF, encoded by the exons ATGCTGCATAAGAGGTTAAACCATGGACTTTATGGCTATGAGGTACCTCCAATTCCCCGAGCCGCCAGATCCGCCAGG AGGAGGGTACCTTATAGAAAGAAATCTGATGATGATCAAATGTGTGCGTTTGACTTGTTGGCTACTGTTGCTGGCAAGTTGCTAGAGGGAGAAAATAGTCCTAGTGCTGCTGAGTTGTTAAATGGAGTAGATAAAAGTGCAGTTGGGGCAGATTCACTCAAGAAGGAAAAAGTGGTGAAAGATAATCCTGAGAAATTGATCCCTTGTATTGAAGAAAAACGTGGTAGGAATTTTTTTGTCTCTGAGATAATATCACAAGCTCCAAAACATACTATAAAGGAAGTGTCACATGCTCAGAATGATGCTTGTTCAGCATTTGCATCTGTTATAACTACTTCTGATGGCTCAGATATGTTTGGCACTGCTGCAAAGTTGGTTGATGATCAAAGCAAGAATGGACGTCGAAACTTTTCCAAGTTAGACATGGAGCGCTGTGGAAGTACCATCTCCTTTTCTAGATTAGAtgatgaaaataagaattgtatcaAAATTGAACCAGCGATGACTGGAAAAGAGCCCTGTAATGCTAGGGCTGATACATGTTGTATAAAAGATCTGACTGTGCAGGACTTAGAACCTCATGCACTAGGTAATGCTGACAATAGGTGCAAGTTTCCTGTCAAGCCTTCTGTTCTGGATGAAGGCTTAAAGAAGGGTATCTGTAGGGATCAAGGTCCTCGTGGTTCTTTCCCAACCTGTAAGGATAATGTAAAGTTAGTTGTTAGAGATGGTGACGAAAACTCTTCTTGGTGCACTACACCTAGAAAACTCAATAAGGCCTTCAGGCCACCGGCTCGAATGGGTGACAGAAGAATTAAAAGATTACTGGCATCCCGATATTGGAAAGCACCTCCGAAATTGAGCAATGAGGATTGCTTCAACATTG GATTAGAAACAAAACCAGTGTACCAGAACAAGGCAAATGGTTATAAACGCCAGAGGTCTTTGAGGGACTATCCTATTAAAAAGAGGAGACTCTATGGCCATAGCTTTGAAACAAATGCCTATGAAATGGTTAACAACAACGACACATCTTTTTCACCTGGGAAGGGTTACAGTGAAAATGCTTCTGGTTCGGTCCCTACCATGCATGAAG CAAAGGGAGTTTCAACTTTTGCAACAAGTCAGCAAAATTGCTTTCAGCCACGTGATTCTCATG TGAAGCTAAAGATCAAGTCTTTTAGGGTTCCAGAGCTATTTTTTGAGATTCCAGAGACCGCAACTGTTGGTTCTCTGAAG AGAACAGTTATGGAGGCAGTTAACTCTGTACTTGGTGGTGGACTTCGTGTTGGTGTACTTTTTCAAGGGAAGAAAATCAGGGATGATAACAAAACCCTGGTGCAGACTGGGATATATGATAATAACAAAAACGATTCTCTGGGTTTTACCCTGGAGCCTCTGTGTTCACAGGTATCCCCAACTCAATACCCTGAAGATCATGCACTTACACCTGCTCGACAGATAACAAG GTGCCCACATACTGGGCTCATAGTCAAACAGGGGAATTCTGATGTTCCACCTGACCTTCCCTCAACAAATTTTAGCAACATAATTGAGAGTGATCATGATTCAGCGCCCTCTCCTCCAGACGTGTCAATAGACAAATGCCTGGCTGATTCAAAAGCTTTGGTTGCCACTCCAGAAATGAATGTTGAACCGCTATCTGCAATTTCCATGCGGAAATCCAAGAGATTAGATGTTGGTCAACGCAGAATCCGTAGGCCCTTTTCTGTTTCAGAAGTGGAAGCATTGGTGCAAGCTGTTGAGAAACTAGGAACTGGAAG aTGGCGTGATGTTAAAATGCGAGCTTTTGACAATGCTAAACACAGAACATATGTGGATTTGAAG GACAAGTGGAAAACGTTGGTACATACAGCAAGAATATCTCCCCAGCAGAGAAGAGGAGAACCCGTGCCTCAGGAACTCCTAGATAGGGTCCTGGCGGCTCATGCATTTTGGTCACAGCAGCAAGCCAAGCAACAACTGAAGCAACATTCGGAGGCTTGCCTCCTCTTTTGA